One genomic region from Portunus trituberculatus isolate SZX2019 chromosome 5, ASM1759143v1, whole genome shotgun sequence encodes:
- the LOC123514391 gene encoding uncharacterized protein LOC123514391, protein MKENGNSRISTKFSANQSRDFMETTDEPDSTTRRRNTRRDTDKHSNKGAEEAASRQEQQESEDTDEDCLDAPYEGPEVDEGEYKPGVGLCSSHGLMLHLYCEDCEEWVCDDCLKVLHRPRPKGSCRVITAAEGVNQMKVSHESFLASRTNTLDYFRAELHRIIAECDNSINLHGDNLRHLEEQIEEEQRLVRGIESMRSLAKEKLGQVNYWEEVLQKNLSRIDSSASSSDVIDAVRESSSDILQKAMEAVSLEAGAGLLLSPPN, encoded by the coding sequence atgaaagagaaTGGAAACTCTAGAATATCAACAAAATTCTCTGCAAACCAAAGCCGGGACTTCATGGAGACGACAGACGAGCCAGACAGCACGACGCGGCGACGCAACACACGACGCGACACTGACAAACATTCCAACAAGGGCGCGGAGGAGGCAGCGAGCCGGCAGGAGCAACAGGAGAGTGAGGATACGGATGAGGATTGTCTCGACGCCCCGTATGAAGGTCCTGAGGTCGACGAGGGTGAATACAAGCCTGGTGTTGGCCTGTGCTCCTCCCACGGCCTCATGCTGCACCTGTACTGCGAAGACTGCGAGGAGTGGGTGTGCGACGACTGCCTCAAGGTGCTACACAGGCCGCGCCCGAAAGGCTCCTGCCGCGTCATCACCGCCGCTGAGGGAGTGAACCAAATGAAGGTGAGCCACGAATCCTTCCTCGCTTCAAGAACAAACACCTTAGATTACTTCAGGGCGGAGCTGCACAGGATCATTGCCGAGTGTGACAACAGCATCAACCTGCACGGGGACAATCTGCGGCACCTGGAGGAACAGATCGAGGAGGAACAGAGGCTGGTGAGGGGAATAGAGTCGATGCGGTCCCTGGCGAAGGAGAAGCTGGGTCAGGTGAACTACTGGGAGGAAGTGTTACAGAAGAACCTGTCTCGCATCGATAGCTCGGCGTCGTCCAGTGACGTGATCGACGCGGTGAGGGAAAGTTCCAGCGACATCCTGCAGAAGGCGATGGAAGCGGTGTCCCTGGAGGCGGGCGCTGGGTTGCTCCTGTCCCCACCTAATTAG
- the LOC123514911 gene encoding type-2 histone deacetylase 1-like, with the protein MRKTNKEVEDVENGQKGRGAREKRITRGRSDSLSSNNNKKHHELPATLSSVNSDLLHDSQRLKAALYNLLQATKDHPGAALHAMLLGEVDKPAGELISLLTKSFKGVDSGASRLALSGSSPSELLASGGSFVSSKRNTMISLPPGKIVSNWLPNVRGGGSFFSSNESHHEASKSRVSAPSGKNVSEDLTLTNNAPDGGSFFSSEEESFHVNSRVFAPSGKTVSKDSPLTNIPDSYHSVSSKEKDSTHIDSKTPSGKTFGTTEERRRRRRSQGVMYLPINAPRPDPCAPPKGAGLLKALPLVLLSSLLSVADAVATVVNNLNSNNNNNNNNNDNNMNSDNTNVDANINNANQINIVPFDGRRALRMVRQGMDSVGRAALDVWRAVAGDGDDDGGAEGEGNNADVGGGEMGLGNVVSGGGGGENDGDGGGGREKSYTETPPCKKRNLREYPSTISRMSSEVLQPLQHLEGSPTSMCPLKHPSFAVVSFQSCFVFM; encoded by the exons atgaggaaaacaaataaagaagtggaagatgtagaaaatggacaaaaagggagaggagcaagagaaaagagaataacaagaGGCAGAAGCGACAGTCTATCatcaaataacaacaaaaagcacCACGAACTCCCTGCAACTCTCTCCTCCGTGAACTCTGACCTCTTGCACGACTCCCAAAGGTTAAAGGCCGCTCTGTACAACCTCCTGCAGGCCACCAAAGATCACCCAGGGGCGGCACTTCACGCAATGCTTCTTGGGGAGGTAGACAAGCCTGCAGGAGAACTTATCAGCCTCCTGACGAAGAGCTTCAAGGGCGTGGACTCTGGAGCTTCTCGTTTAGCTCTCTCTGGTTCGTCTCCCTCGGAATTGCTTGCCAGTGGCGGTTCCTTCGTCAGTAGCAAAAGGAACACAATGATTTCTCTGCCTCCAGGAAAGATTGTCTCTAATTGGCTACCTAATgtacgtggtggtggttcctTCTTCAGCAGTAATGAGAGTCACCATGAGGCTTCTAAGTCAAGGGTTTCTGCACCTTCAGGAAAGAATGTCTCGGAGGATTTAACACTCACAAATAATGCTCCTGATGGTGGTTCTTTCTTCAGCAGCGAGGAAGAGTCCTTTCATGTTAACTCAAGGGTTTTTGCACCTTCAGGAAAGACTGTCTCGAAAGATTCACCACTAACGAACATTCCTGACAGTTATCACTCCGTCAGTAGCAAGGAGAAGGATTCCACTCATATTGACTCCAAAACTCCTTCAGGAAAGACTTTTGGAACCACTGAGGAgcgcaggaggagaagacgaagcCAAGGCGTCATGTACCTCCCAATAAACGCTCCTAGACCAGACCCATGTGCTCCTCCTAAGGGCGCGGGACTCCTGAAGGCTTTACCACTGGTCCTTCTCAGCTCCCTACTCTCTGTGGCTGACGCTGTGGCTACTGTAGTGAACAATCTCAActccaataacaacaataacaacaacaacaacgataacaacatgAACAGCGATAACACCAATGTCGATGCGAATATTAACAACGCTAATCAAATCAACATTGTCCCATTTGACGGACGCCGCGCCCTCCGGATGGTGCGGCAAGGGATGGACAGTGTGGGCAGGGCGGCGCTGGATGTGTGGAGGGCTGTGGCGGGTGACGGAGACGATGATGGAGGcgcagaaggtgaaggaaataatgcggatgtgggtggtggtgaaatgggtTTGGGaaatgttgttagtggtggtggtggtggagaaaatgatggtgatggtggtggtggtagagaaa AGTCCTACACAGAGACACCGCCGTGCAAGAAGAGGAATTTAAGGGAGTATCCTTCAACCATCTCCCGAATGTCCTCAGAAGTCCTACAGCCACTCCAGCATCTTGAAGGATCCCCCACCTCAATGTGTCCTTTAAAGCATCCTTCGTTTGCTGTAGTGTCCTTTCAGTCATGTTTTGTGTTCATGTAG
- the LOC123514386 gene encoding A-agglutinin anchorage subunit-like, producing MASEGQDRCGRCSLSYNKEERCPRTLVCGHTSCTSCLDALIQSNERRCPSCSRPFFSYSTVLIPKDFQVLRRLGESSKSSLSSSYSSPLKLKSSLSVDSSLSRSSVSRERFSASSTLAASKTEGSFDIGGSVRPRSDRAESGLSAASAGVSSPPPPPSSAPPTLDETSNDLQVSGAQVRSPSGVDGVDGGSGGSFSRLSKSSSMDEAAGTYTTPSYSFPAIRTRLSSATSRATDTSTSITTATTTTKTELRPVKSLPPLSSSAAFKSPSISSPLSAEASSSPSFSTYTSPFLRTSSSSSSSSSSLNASTIKSLQSGYKKLSLDSSKEMQGSHVTSPLSDPVDSSGLSRSMPSLHKLESKLSVPSGDSSQDQVDLGLSKWKLKTSMSLSRKSSDISSSSSSSSSSSRQDTSSLRMYDKDTSSSHVRSFARSSATPTHVLRMCRSITSKTRPAADEIEMTTQTSDPNTSPSSEQRSNSSSSFSLLFYLNRVLLLLFLISCLEELTEPEWVG from the coding sequence ATGGCGAGTGAGGGCCAGGACAGGTGTGGGCGCTGCAGCCTCTCCTATAACAAAGAGGAGAGGTGCCCCAGGACCCTCGTCTGCGGCCACACCTCCTGCACCTCCTGCCTCGACGCTCTCATCCAGTCCAACGAGCGGCGGTGTCCATCCTGCAGCAGgcccttcttctcctactccacTGTGCTCATCCCCAAGGACTTCCAAGTGTTGAGGCGCCTTGGAGAGTCATCTAAATCGTCTCTGTCGTCCTCGTACTCTTCTCCTCTCAAATTGAAGTCGTCCCTGTCAGTTGATTCAAGTCTCTCGAGGTCGTCAGTCTCGAGGGAAAGGTTCTCAGCCTCGTCAACACTCGCGGCCTCAAAGACTGAAGGCTCCTTTGATATCGGGGGATCAGTGCGGCCCAGGAGTGACAGGGCCGAGTCAGGGCTGTCCGCTGCCTCTGCAGGAGTCTCCTCGCCTCCGCCACCGCCGTCCTCCGCGCCGCCCACCCTGGACGAGACCTCTAATGACCTGCAGGTGTCTGGGGCACAGGTGAGGTCTCCATCAGGTGTGGATGGAGttgacggtggtagtggtggtagtttttcTCGTCTGTCCAAAAGCTCTTCCATGGATGAGGCGGCGGGGACTTACACGACgccctcctactccttccctgCCATAAGGACGCGGCTCAGTTCGGCCACTAGCAGGGCGACAGATACCAGCACCtctatcaccactgccaccaccaccaccaagacggAGCTAAGACCTGTAaagtctctccctcctctttcatcttcagcCGCCTTCAAGTCACCTTCAATCTCTTCACCACTCAGCGCCGAGGCAAGTTCTTCACCATCGTTTTCTACATACACGTCACCTTTCCTCAGgaccagttcctcctcctcctcctcctcctcctccctgaatgCCAGCACCATCAAGAGTCTTCAAAGTGGGTATAAGAAGCTCTCCTTAGACTCATCTAAGGAAATGCAAGGTAGCCACGTGACTTCCCCCCTCAGTGATCCCGTGGACTCTTCAGGACTCTCAAGGTCAATGCCGAGTCTGCATAAACTTGAGTCTAAGCTGAGTGTTCCTTCAGGAGACAGCAGCCAGGATCAGGTGGATCTCGGCTTGTCCAAATGGAAACTGAAAACCTCGATGTCACTTTCCAGGAAATCCTCGGATatctccagcagcagcagcagcagcagcagcagcagcaggcaggacACCAGCTCATTGAGGATGTACGACAAAGACACCTCTTCCAGCCACGTCCGGTCCTTCGCCAGGTCATCAGCAACGCCCACACACGTGCTCCGAATGTGTCGCTCCATCACGTCCAAGACACGACCCGCCGCTGACGAAATAGAAATGACGACCCAGACCAGTGATCCTAATACAAGTCCTTCGTCAGAGCAGAgatcaaactcctcctcctcattctctcttctcttctacctcaatcgtgtcctcctcctcctcttcctcattagcTGCCTTGAAGAACTCACAGAGCCAGAGTGGGTTGGGTGA